Proteins found in one Hevea brasiliensis isolate MT/VB/25A 57/8 chromosome 18, ASM3005281v1, whole genome shotgun sequence genomic segment:
- the LOC110641573 gene encoding aldehyde dehydrogenase family 2 member B7, mitochondrial-like isoform X1, producing the protein MASRKLSSLLSLSSCFSSSSFGNPSSSSHVSVCISRFTTFASIEKPINPSVKIEHNQLLIDGKFVDAASGKTFPTLDPRTGNVIAQVAEGDAEDINRAVSAARKAFDEGPWPRMTPYERSCILLRFADLVEKNMDKVSALETWDSGKPYDQVANVEVPMLVRLIRYYAGWADKIHGLTLPADGSYHVQTLHEPVGVAGQIIPWNFPLVMYGWKIGPALACANTVVLKTAEQTPLSALYVTSLLYEAGLPPGVLNVVSGFGASAGAPLCSHMDVDKIAFTGSTETGQRILEMAAKSNLKSVTLELGGKSPFIVCEDADIDQAAELAHFALFFNQGQCCCAGSRTLVHERVYDEFVEKAKACASKRVVGDPFQKGVQQGPQIDEKQFQKILKYIRSGVESGATLEIGGDRCGSKGYYIQPTIFSNVKDNMLIAQDEIFGPVQTILKYKDLDEVVRRANATQYGLAAGVFTQNLATANFLSRALRVGSVWINCYDVFDAAIPFGGYKMSGQGREKGIYSLSNYLQIKAVVTPLKNPAWL; encoded by the exons ATGGCTTCTAGAAAGCTCTcctctctcctctccctttcttcctgtttttcttcttcttcttttggtaaCCCTTCATCCTCCTCTCATGTCTCCGTGT GCATCAGTAGGTTTACTACATTTGCTTCAATTGAGAAACCCATCAATCCTTCTGTTAAGATAGAACACAATCAACTTCTAATCGATGGAAAATTCGTTGATGCAGCATCAG GAAAAACATTCCCAACATTGGATCCTAGGACAGGAAATGTAATAGCCCAGGTTGCTGAAGGTGATGCTGAAGATATAAACCGAGCAGTCTCAGCTGCTCGCAAAGCATTTGATGAAGGACCATGGCCAAGAATGACCCCTTAT GAACGATCATGCATCCTGTTGCGATTTGCTGATTTGGTTGAAAAGAACATGGACAAAGTTTCAGCACTTGAAACTTGGGATAGTGGAAAGCCTTATGACCAGGTTGCAAATGTTGAAGTACCAATGTTGGTACGTCTCATCCGATATTATGCTg GTTGGGCTGACAAGATTCACGGTCTCACACTTCCAGCTGATGGATCGTACCATGTGCAAACATTGCACGAACCTGTTGGTGTTGCAGGACAGATCATTCCGTGGAATTTTCCTCTTGTAATGTATGGTTGGAAGATTGGCCCTGCATTAGCGTGCGCTAATACAGTTGTTCTGAAGACAGCAGAGCAAACGCCATTGTCTGCTCTTTATGTGACAAGCCTGTTGTATGAG GCTGGGCTTCCTCCAGGTGTTCTAAATGTGGTCTCTGGCTTTGGTGCTTCTGCTGGTGCACCTCTCTGTAGTCATATGGATGTTGACAAG ATTGCATTCACAGGATCAACTGAGACCGGTCAGAGAATACTTGAAATGGCTGCAAAGAGTAATCTCAAGTCAGTGACTTTAGAGCTTGGAGGAAAATCTCCTTTTATCGTGTGCGAGGATGCTGACATTGATCAAGCTGCAGAGCTTGCACATTTTGCTTTGTTCTTTAACCAG GGTCAGTGTTGTTGTGCTGGGTCTCGGACATTGGTACATGAACGCGTGTATGATGAATTTGTAGAGAAAGCAAAGGCTTGTGCTTCAAAACGTGTAGTTGGAGATCCATTTCAGAAGGGGGTTCAACAAGGTCCTCAG ATTGATGAGAAACAATTTCAGAAGATCCTTAAGTACATAAGGTCTGGTGTTGAAAGTGGTGCTACACTTGAAATTGGAGGTGATAGATGTGGCTCTAAGGGCTATTATATTCAGCCAACTATTTTTTCAAACGTTAAG GATAACATGTTGATAGCACAGGATGAGATCTTTGGCCCAGTACAGACCATCTTAAAATACAA GGATCTTGACGAAGTCGTTAGAAGGGCAAATGCTACTCAATATGGATTGGCAGCTGGAGTTTTCACTCAGAACTTAGCCACTGCCAACTTCTTAAGTCGTGCATTACGAGTTGGATCAGTATGGATTAACTGCTATGATGTTTTTGATGCTGCAATTCCTTTTGGTGGATATAAGATGAGTGGCCAGGGCAGAGAAAAGGGTATTTACAGCCTTAGCAACTACTTGCAGATTAAGGCTGTTGTCACTCCTTTGAAAAACCCAGCATGGCTGTAA
- the LOC110641573 gene encoding aldehyde dehydrogenase family 2 member B7, mitochondrial-like isoform X2: MASRKLSSLLSLSSCFSSSSFGLCSMWGRGISRFTTFASIEKPINPSVKIEHNQLLIDGKFVDAASGKTFPTLDPRTGNVIAQVAEGDAEDINRAVSAARKAFDEGPWPRMTPYERSCILLRFADLVEKNMDKVSALETWDSGKPYDQVANVEVPMLVRLIRYYAGWADKIHGLTLPADGSYHVQTLHEPVGVAGQIIPWNFPLVMYGWKIGPALACANTVVLKTAEQTPLSALYVTSLLYEAGLPPGVLNVVSGFGASAGAPLCSHMDVDKIAFTGSTETGQRILEMAAKSNLKSVTLELGGKSPFIVCEDADIDQAAELAHFALFFNQGQCCCAGSRTLVHERVYDEFVEKAKACASKRVVGDPFQKGVQQGPQIDEKQFQKILKYIRSGVESGATLEIGGDRCGSKGYYIQPTIFSNVKDNMLIAQDEIFGPVQTILKYKDLDEVVRRANATQYGLAAGVFTQNLATANFLSRALRVGSVWINCYDVFDAAIPFGGYKMSGQGREKGIYSLSNYLQIKAVVTPLKNPAWL, encoded by the exons ATGGCTTCTAGAAAGCTCTcctctctcctctccctttcttcctgtttttcttcttcttcttttg GCCTATGTTCTATGTGGGGAAGAGGCATCAGTAGGTTTACTACATTTGCTTCAATTGAGAAACCCATCAATCCTTCTGTTAAGATAGAACACAATCAACTTCTAATCGATGGAAAATTCGTTGATGCAGCATCAG GAAAAACATTCCCAACATTGGATCCTAGGACAGGAAATGTAATAGCCCAGGTTGCTGAAGGTGATGCTGAAGATATAAACCGAGCAGTCTCAGCTGCTCGCAAAGCATTTGATGAAGGACCATGGCCAAGAATGACCCCTTAT GAACGATCATGCATCCTGTTGCGATTTGCTGATTTGGTTGAAAAGAACATGGACAAAGTTTCAGCACTTGAAACTTGGGATAGTGGAAAGCCTTATGACCAGGTTGCAAATGTTGAAGTACCAATGTTGGTACGTCTCATCCGATATTATGCTg GTTGGGCTGACAAGATTCACGGTCTCACACTTCCAGCTGATGGATCGTACCATGTGCAAACATTGCACGAACCTGTTGGTGTTGCAGGACAGATCATTCCGTGGAATTTTCCTCTTGTAATGTATGGTTGGAAGATTGGCCCTGCATTAGCGTGCGCTAATACAGTTGTTCTGAAGACAGCAGAGCAAACGCCATTGTCTGCTCTTTATGTGACAAGCCTGTTGTATGAG GCTGGGCTTCCTCCAGGTGTTCTAAATGTGGTCTCTGGCTTTGGTGCTTCTGCTGGTGCACCTCTCTGTAGTCATATGGATGTTGACAAG ATTGCATTCACAGGATCAACTGAGACCGGTCAGAGAATACTTGAAATGGCTGCAAAGAGTAATCTCAAGTCAGTGACTTTAGAGCTTGGAGGAAAATCTCCTTTTATCGTGTGCGAGGATGCTGACATTGATCAAGCTGCAGAGCTTGCACATTTTGCTTTGTTCTTTAACCAG GGTCAGTGTTGTTGTGCTGGGTCTCGGACATTGGTACATGAACGCGTGTATGATGAATTTGTAGAGAAAGCAAAGGCTTGTGCTTCAAAACGTGTAGTTGGAGATCCATTTCAGAAGGGGGTTCAACAAGGTCCTCAG ATTGATGAGAAACAATTTCAGAAGATCCTTAAGTACATAAGGTCTGGTGTTGAAAGTGGTGCTACACTTGAAATTGGAGGTGATAGATGTGGCTCTAAGGGCTATTATATTCAGCCAACTATTTTTTCAAACGTTAAG GATAACATGTTGATAGCACAGGATGAGATCTTTGGCCCAGTACAGACCATCTTAAAATACAA GGATCTTGACGAAGTCGTTAGAAGGGCAAATGCTACTCAATATGGATTGGCAGCTGGAGTTTTCACTCAGAACTTAGCCACTGCCAACTTCTTAAGTCGTGCATTACGAGTTGGATCAGTATGGATTAACTGCTATGATGTTTTTGATGCTGCAATTCCTTTTGGTGGATATAAGATGAGTGGCCAGGGCAGAGAAAAGGGTATTTACAGCCTTAGCAACTACTTGCAGATTAAGGCTGTTGTCACTCCTTTGAAAAACCCAGCATGGCTGTAA
- the LOC110641572 gene encoding proline-rich receptor-like protein kinase PERK3: MVKSLSLHGTSICIFIMIITVKIAVSQPSPSDCSLDLPSSLPGSNSSCIGRDWGGFLSKNCCGSSFHAYLRALSLRANRTGLIYLNASEQRSCLAKMEKSEPDVFSCGIDKLTSGSGGCSDFSVANVTHRLGRNLKSLTDNCKFEGSEEVLDQFCSSCVKSWQDIREKHSISTTETDICRFAVLVSLTSTRIHDESYIHRIYKCLENQNNKNDVAESAEPEGKKMYKISTGIWILTGCFVGAAVIITTFATKKLSRRSHKSKNSPKKNAFKNLQLKESHCPKFPLKEVYLATNNLSDNNLIGEGTAGKVYKGILSNNQHVAIKHIINDGNAETVVREVTSLLHVTHPNLVALLGYCVREDECFLIYELCPNGNLSEWIFGKDKILSWIQRLEIAVDSARGLQFLHTYSEGCIVHRDIKPTNILLGPNFEAKLSDFGLSKVINQGETYASSEVRGTFGYVDPEYQNNRQVNSSGDVYSFGIVLLQILSGRKVINMNLKKPMPLDKMAKSLTRGGSIIEFADPKLDGEYSAEAFVLTFHLALSCTSLKQQRPSMERVVVKLEEALDVSTRAKASTPETTPNRLSFS; encoded by the exons ATGGTTAAATCTCTCAGTTTGCATGGGACTAGTATCTGCATATTCATTATGATCATCACTGTTAAAATTGCAGTTTCTCAGCCTTCTCCAAGTGACTGCAGCCTTGATTTGCCGTCTTCATTACCTGGTTCTAACTCGAGTTGCATAGGGAGAGATTGGGGTGGGTTCCTAtcaaaaaattgttgtggatcaTCATTTCATGCCTACCTCCGTGCTCTGAGTCTGAGGGCAAATCGAACAGGACTTATATACCTGAATGCCAGTGAGCAAAGGAGTTGTCTGGCCAAAATGGAGAAATCTGAACCAGATGTTTTCAGTTGTGGGATTGACAAGCTTACAAGTGGGAGTGGAGGCTGTTCTGATTTCTCTGTTGCTAATGTTACACATAGGTTAGGTAGAAACCTGAAAAGTTTAACCGACAATTGCAAATTTGAGGGTTCTGAAGAAGTGTTGGATCAATTCTGCAGTTCCTGTGTAAAGAGTTGGCAGGACATAAGAGAAAAGCATTCCATATCCACAACTGAAACTGATATCTGTAGATTTGCAGTGCTAGTATCACTAACAAGTACTAGGATCCATGATGAATCATATATCCATAGAATTTACAAATGCCTCgagaatcaaaataacaaaaatg ATGTAGCAGAATCTGCAGAACCAGAAGGCAAAAAGATGTACAAAATTAGTACAG GCATCTGGATCCTAACTGGGTGCTTTGTTGGGGCTGCGGTGATAATTACAACTTTTGCCACCAAGAAGTTGTCCAGAAGAAGTCATAAATCAAAAAATTCACCTAAAAAGAATG CATTTAAGAACCTGCAACTAAAGGAATCTCATTGTCCAAAATTTCCACTCAAGGAGGTATATTTGGCCACAAATAATCTAAGCGACAATAATCTCATTGGTGAAGGAACTGCAG GAAAGGTGTATAAAGGAATATTATCAAATAATCAGCATGTTGCAATTAAGCACATCATCAATGATGGAAATGCAGAAACTGTTGTCAGGGAAGTCACCAGCTTATTGCACGTGACGCATCCAAACCTTGTTGCTTTGCTGGGATACTGTGTAAGAGAAGATGAATGTTTTCTTATATATGAGTTGTGTCCTAATGGAAATCTCTCCGAGTGGATTTTTG GGAAGGATAAGATCCTATCTTGGATTCAACGGCTTGAGATTGCAGTTGACAGTGCTCGAGGTCTTCAGTTTCTGCATACATACTCAGAAGGCTGCATTGTTCACCGTGATATCAAG CCAACAAACATTCTCCTAGGTCCAAATTTTGAAGCAAAGCTCTCAGACTTTGGATTGTCTAAGGTAATCAACCAGGGTGAGACCTATGCAAGCTCAGAAGTAAGAGGAACATTTGGTTATGTCGATCCTGAGTATCAAAATAACCGCCAAGTCAATTCTTCAGGAGATGTTTATAGCTTTGGAATAGTACTTCTACAGATCCTCTCAGGAAGGAAGGTTATTAATATGAATCTGAAGAAACCAATGCCATTGGATAAAATG GCAAAATCCCTTACCAGAGGAGGCAGCATAATAGAATTTGCAGATCCTAAGCTGGATGGGGAATACTCAGCAGAAGCTTTTGTTCTTACATTTCACCTGGCACTGTCATGCACGTCACTTAAACAACAACGACCATCCATGGAGCGGGTTGTTGTAAAATTAGAAGAAGCCCTTGATGTATCTACAAGGGCAAAAGCCTCTACTCCTGAAACCACACCTAACCGGCTTTCATTTTCATAG